The following are encoded together in the Chaetodon auriga isolate fChaAug3 chromosome 6, fChaAug3.hap1, whole genome shotgun sequence genome:
- the rassf8a gene encoding ras association domain-containing protein 8 isoform X2, which yields MELKVWVDGVQRVVCGVTEATTCQEVVIALAQAIGRTGRYTLVEKWRDTERHLAPHESPVASLNTWGQYAGDVQLILHRTGPSLTERPPSEGPPLRGPERGLHRQSLPPLAKLRHPNDRSLRRREPRRKSLTFTGAPRGLREILSGGRIGEAEAKRRLLLGNSGNHHHAGPAIGTASPGLWACRMEDLVRLVGLQRETLNVLEKKLEAYEAELQAWAEGRGGRGSGCTGEPGGGGLIEEILRLEKYVRKNEVEMEEEEFWATELQIELESERQLEERLQELQGRLQGCELDIEEKLAMGVEAGLEEERLQRERQETQWVSEAEARAQVLRVKAELKAQERQAVQLESSCRAVDRSLGQSSKKLQDMQHELEQLTKELRQVNLQQFIKQTGTKVTVLPAEPTEDESTHSSHVPLTGSLKRPVSSHPMSTHLRVLHSPLSSGLNPEGIYV from the exons ATGGAGCTCAAGGTCTGGGTGGATGGAGTCCAGAGGGTCGTCTGCGGCGTCACAGAGGCAACCACCTGCCAAGAAGTGGTGATTGCTCTGGCTCAGGCCATAG GTCGCACTGGGAGATACACTCTGGTAGAAAAATGGCGAGACACCGAGCGTCACCTGGCCCCTCACGAGAGCCCCGTGGCCTCTCTGAACACCTGGGGCCAGTATGCTGGTGACGTCCAGCTGATCCTGCATCGCACAGGCCCCTCCCTGACTGAAAGACCCCCCTCAGAAGGACCCCCTCTCAGGGGGCCTGAACGTGGGCTGCATCGGCAGAGCCTCCCTCCCCTTGCAAAGCTCCGTCACCCCAACGATCGCTCCCTCCGCCGCCGTGAGCCGCGCCGCAAGTCTCTTACGTTCACCGGTGCACCCAGAGGCCTTAGGGAGATACTGAGCGGAGGTCGAATAGGCGAGGCTGAGGCTAAAAGAAGACTCCTCCTTGGAAACAGTGGAAACCACCACCATGCAGGACCAGCCATCGGGACCGCATCACCCGGCCTGTGGGCCTGTCGTATGGAAGATCTGGTCAGACTGGtcggtctgcagagagagactcTCAATGTGCtggagaagaagctggaggcCTATGAGGCTGAGCTCCAGGCCTGGGCTGAAGGCCGAGGGGGGCGAGGTAGTGGGTGCACCGGAGAACCAGGTGGTGGAGGGCTGATAGAGGAGATCCTTAGGCTGGAGAAGTACGTGAGGAAGAAcgaggtggagatggaggaggaagagttttgggccacagagctgcagattgagctagagagtgagagacagctGGAGGAAAGACTGCAGGAGCTACAAGGACGCCTGCAGGGCTGTGAACTGGACATTGAAGAAAAGCTGGCAATG GGTGTAGAGGCAGGCCTGGAAGAGGAGCGGCTGCAGAGGGAGCGGCAGGAGACCCAGTGGGTCAGTGAGGCCGAGGCTCGGGCTCAGGTCCTCAGGGTCAAAGCAGAACTGAAAGCCCAGGAGAGACAGGCTGTCCAGctggagagcagctgcagagctgtggaCAGATCACTTGGACAAAGCAGCAAGAAACTGCAG GACATGCAGCACGAGCTGGAGCAGCTGACCAAGGAGCTGAGGCAGGTTAACCTGCAGCAGTTCATCAAGCAGACCGGCACCAAGGTCACAGTGTTGCCGGCTGAACCCACTGAGGATGAGAGTACTCACAGCAGTCACG TTCCCCTGACTGGCTCCCTGAAGCGTCCTGTGTCCTCACACCCGATGTCCACTCACCTCCGGGTCCTGCACAGCCCTCTCAGTTCTGGCCTGAACCCAGAGGGGATCTATGTGTga
- the rassf8a gene encoding ras association domain-containing protein 8 isoform X1, which produces MELKVWVDGVQRVVCGVTEATTCQEVVIALAQAIGRTGRYTLVEKWRDTERHLAPHESPVASLNTWGQYAGDVQLILHRTGPSLTERPPSEGPPLRGPERGLHRQSLPPLAKLRHPNDRSLRRREPRRKSLTFTGAPRGLREILSGGRIGEAEAKRRLLLGNSGNHHHAGPAIGTASPGLWACRMEDLVRLVGLQRETLNVLEKKLEAYEAELQAWAEGRGGRGSGCTGEPGGGGLIEEILRLEKYVRKNEVEMEEEEFWATELQIELESERQLEERLQELQGRLQGCELDIEEKLAMVQGVEAGLEEERLQRERQETQWVSEAEARAQVLRVKAELKAQERQAVQLESSCRAVDRSLGQSSKKLQDMQHELEQLTKELRQVNLQQFIKQTGTKVTVLPAEPTEDESTHSSHVPLTGSLKRPVSSHPMSTHLRVLHSPLSSGLNPEGIYV; this is translated from the exons ATGGAGCTCAAGGTCTGGGTGGATGGAGTCCAGAGGGTCGTCTGCGGCGTCACAGAGGCAACCACCTGCCAAGAAGTGGTGATTGCTCTGGCTCAGGCCATAG GTCGCACTGGGAGATACACTCTGGTAGAAAAATGGCGAGACACCGAGCGTCACCTGGCCCCTCACGAGAGCCCCGTGGCCTCTCTGAACACCTGGGGCCAGTATGCTGGTGACGTCCAGCTGATCCTGCATCGCACAGGCCCCTCCCTGACTGAAAGACCCCCCTCAGAAGGACCCCCTCTCAGGGGGCCTGAACGTGGGCTGCATCGGCAGAGCCTCCCTCCCCTTGCAAAGCTCCGTCACCCCAACGATCGCTCCCTCCGCCGCCGTGAGCCGCGCCGCAAGTCTCTTACGTTCACCGGTGCACCCAGAGGCCTTAGGGAGATACTGAGCGGAGGTCGAATAGGCGAGGCTGAGGCTAAAAGAAGACTCCTCCTTGGAAACAGTGGAAACCACCACCATGCAGGACCAGCCATCGGGACCGCATCACCCGGCCTGTGGGCCTGTCGTATGGAAGATCTGGTCAGACTGGtcggtctgcagagagagactcTCAATGTGCtggagaagaagctggaggcCTATGAGGCTGAGCTCCAGGCCTGGGCTGAAGGCCGAGGGGGGCGAGGTAGTGGGTGCACCGGAGAACCAGGTGGTGGAGGGCTGATAGAGGAGATCCTTAGGCTGGAGAAGTACGTGAGGAAGAAcgaggtggagatggaggaggaagagttttgggccacagagctgcagattgagctagagagtgagagacagctGGAGGAAAGACTGCAGGAGCTACAAGGACGCCTGCAGGGCTGTGAACTGGACATTGAAGAAAAGCTGGCAATGGTACAG GGTGTAGAGGCAGGCCTGGAAGAGGAGCGGCTGCAGAGGGAGCGGCAGGAGACCCAGTGGGTCAGTGAGGCCGAGGCTCGGGCTCAGGTCCTCAGGGTCAAAGCAGAACTGAAAGCCCAGGAGAGACAGGCTGTCCAGctggagagcagctgcagagctgtggaCAGATCACTTGGACAAAGCAGCAAGAAACTGCAG GACATGCAGCACGAGCTGGAGCAGCTGACCAAGGAGCTGAGGCAGGTTAACCTGCAGCAGTTCATCAAGCAGACCGGCACCAAGGTCACAGTGTTGCCGGCTGAACCCACTGAGGATGAGAGTACTCACAGCAGTCACG TTCCCCTGACTGGCTCCCTGAAGCGTCCTGTGTCCTCACACCCGATGTCCACTCACCTCCGGGTCCTGCACAGCCCTCTCAGTTCTGGCCTGAACCCAGAGGGGATCTATGTGTga